AGATGACAAAACATTGGGTGCTGAACAAGACATAattcaagaggaaaaaaaaaccaaaccaaagtcTGCACACTGGATTATGCTCccattaatatttaattcaattaccACCGAGGTGACATTTTGAGCTACGTGCTCTTCATCTGCTGGTTTGACTTAATACTAAAAACCTCTTGTAAATAAAATTCAGTCCTGACCAAAATATCAAGCTTTCCCTAATCctaaataaagtgctttttgttgttgaaacataaatgtgaaaatgtcagcGATTGAACATGCAGGAAAAATGAGCTGTTCAGTGTAAACATTTGTGTTACTGCAGATATGTGCATGTCACTGTCATCATTTACTGGCACACCTGAATGGAACAAAGCCCTCATTAATGTTAGgagctccacctgcacttcaaatcgtctgtgaaaaatgtctattttgAGCTCAGTTTGTTTGACAAGATATCAGCAGTTTTGTCACAGTGGGCTTTGTGACCTGCACAGGTGGAACTAACTGTGTTAATTGGGGCTCTGCTCTGCTGGAGTCTCAGTGGGCCACAGCAGCGAATCAGCGCACTCTCTGACGGGTTCAAACCAACTATTCACCAGGAAACTTTAAAaagactttaagacttttacgtCTAAAGACTGTGAGGTTTCAgtcacacactttaaaattttacaaagaTTGGGGAACTTAATGAGGCACTATTTGCAATCCAACCAGATTCTTTTTCGCTACAAGTGAATAGTGTATTTCAAggttgcattatttttttttttgcagaaaccACTTGTTAACTGATATGTTTTCAATtcttaatttttatgttttgcttaTACCTTCAGTATCAACATTCTTGCAGCTTGCTATGTTAATTTTCAACATTTCCTTATGATGTAAATAGAAACCGTatccaaaatgtatttgcagccatgtttcttttcctaaacttaacctacATAAATTCACTTGCCTCAATCCAACCCACTTAACTTTACGTTAACTACATATGTGACAATACCCGACCaagtttcttttcttaaacctgACCCacataactttactttcctaaacccAACCTATGCAACTTCAGGTGACGAACAACTTTTCTTTAAGCATGTATGTGACAACATCCACTATTTCCTTTCTTAAAACTAACAGGCATAACTTTACTTACCTAAACTGAACCTACGTAACTTTGAGTAAAGAAGCGACgtaattttacattaattatgTAATGTGAGGACGCCATTTGTGGGGCGCTAGTTCATTAGATATCATACTtacttgtgcatttttgtaatatATCATATGAAATACTGCATGAGTATATGTTGGGTATGGATGAGCCAGTACaccattatctgtatctgtgaaTCTATTCGACCAACTGAATTATTTGTATCCATATCTGTAGTCAGAGTGGGCGGAGTTTAAGTCTGGGTTAACTGTGAGTGGGTGGGACCTAACctgaagtttttattttgagactGAAACTGATATGAGTGTTTTAGAGGTTGCTATTTTCAGTATtgtattagaaaattattcacATAACAGCCTCAGAATTGAgcttcagatcatttttaaagcaaaagtaaaactttgaaCACAATGACCCAAACAAGTATTTTCTTTGATCTTTAATGCAGATAGTAACTAATTGTACTTGTATGATaatccagcccattctcactccgaTCTCGTCAAAAAGCGCTGCTCCGTGAGTGCTTTCCGCATTCGAGgatgatgccaaaagccaccttacAGGTTTAACATATCTGGACGGCATTTATGTTGACCTCCTTATTGATTATAACTGTCAGCGATGGTGGCGTTGTGACCTTTTTGCCAGCAGTTTATTGTTGAAGTAATTATTATTCAGAGATATGACACCTCTGAATTAGAATTACAATTAGGCGGCTGATAAATAGTTTTTCTCACTTGGCTGCTCTTAATAACTGTCTGTATAATGTGACATGAATGACTTGGAGTTACCATGTTGACTGGTAATAGTATTTCAGACACCCTGACAAATGATGAAAAGCCCCCGTGACTCTCAGCCTTCCACAACATCGTAACAGAAGCCGGGAGAGAGGAGCGAGGAGGGGGGAGGTACATCCATAGGGTAAAAGTAAAACCCCACTAGAACTGCCTCCATACGAAAATAGGTATCCCTCACATTCCCGTCTCTGAAGTTTCCAATTGTAGACCTTTCAGGTTGCGGCAAATATGCCACAGGCTATATATCACCTCCCCACAGGCTTTTATCTCTTTTATGAATCTGAGATGAATGAGCCATGTTTCTATTTATAGCACCTCATGCATGCGCTTCACAAAGCTGTTTTGACACTGCACATTCCAATCTATTTATGTTGGGATTTTCTACAAGCTACAATCGGACATACCATCCCCAACGGCTAAAacgggcacacacacatctgaaatGTGTGAACGATTATATGGCTTCTGTATGTAAATTATGTTATACACTCAGTGGGAATAACTTGTTCACCTTAAACTAGGACGTTGGGCAAtatgtttaaccccttgaaatctAGCTCGACATTAGTTTTAATGCGCGGTGTtcaaacgcctttcacaagcatttaaatccttcaaacatgagcaaattggtttgtttactttaaaaaagcagttaGCATCTTGGCATTAAATGTCGACATATTGATaataaaaagtcacataaaattgattaaataaTGATGGACAAACATAAAGAGCTCTGTATTTAtgattacatattaaaaatgaagcTTCAGGAAAAATCTATTAATgtatgataattattttttaaaaacacttttgttgaggtcatttcctgtttttgttcttttgcttttcatttttgttgttcttgtaattttttattaatttcttgctaatttctttggttattttttgttgtgttgctcattgccttttttacgcttttattttaaagaaatcaagccaatttgctcagttttcaaagggttaacctgttCAGCCTATTATTTAGTGCTATTGTTTTGGGGTAACACTTTAATTCATCTCAAGAGTTCAATTACTTTAACCTGCATTAGGtgattttttggccacttgggggcagtgAAAACAatctgtaaacacaacacttacATATTATCACCTTTTAATCTTATATGTCGAGCTTGTTAGGAAATcgttgcttatttacacatccagcagacagggaacaacattagcattcagtTGGAGTTGTGCTTGTGTCTACCTGATGAATCTAAGGCCTGGTTTCActctctccttttagctctgcttAGTTCCTGGAGtctgagggaaatatttggctctttagctgctaaatgctcttTGACCTTCTCTGtctgctgagcaggtagtgtgCTGTGGGTTTTAACagcttttcactgaaaacagctgccagATGACGAGGCTGAACCAAAAGGGTAAAGTTGCAGGACatgaaaccaaaacagtgaACCTGAAGAGGCTAAAATCAAATTCTGTACAAAAGAAGTGAAGGTAGCCACCGCAATGTCACCTTTTGCTTTTTGGACAACCTTTTTAAAGCcttttgttttggcattttggctgtcgctgtcttgtttttttggagccagaggtgaccgTACTTTGACGAGACATTTTGATCGACTTAGAACCTGTGGACACTGGCATATTAGCAACTTAAACCTAAACCCTAAAGCATATCCTGCTTTATcttctgttttactttaatagtaaaccataatttacaaaatgaacatcatgctgTATTGATGTAGAATTGAAACTATCAATTGAGCTCATAAAGTCAttacaaaaatgtttactgaggtaCTTTGTAATAAATCAAGTCAGTAATAGGGTCATTTAAAATATcttccaacatgttctcatcccagctcatTATATAATGTCTACTTATGAAGttttagatatccttctgcatcagctgtttatgctctgggATGCCAGTGCCacgatgtcaacaaatgcacatgatgggatgacgcagcacatCATTATGTGtacacaacatgagcacatggcaaccaaagaggactgtcatgatggttagaAATAGGCAACAAAGTCCTGGATGGTTGGGTTTAgtcaaaagaagcacatggtgtCTAAAAAACCCTCACATTCACACGAAAAGCAAACACCGAACTCCAACATGAAAGTCAGCCCAACTACCACCTCTCTTACCTGCTCTATAGGTGCACTTGAGCTCATATTTTCACGCAGTCACAGGTGGCATTACTACCTGACACTATCCTTCCACATTTCATACGCCTGCGACCggttctgttgttttgttttgtgacctgtctgtttctttctttcccttctATTTCTCTTTACATGTCAGTACATATTAGGCCTAGTGCCTTGAGATTATAGCTTATGTCAATGTCTTGTCTGATAAATTATAAaatctctataaataaagtgtttagAAAAAGTATTTTGCTCGTTGCACCTCCTCCTACAACATAAAATTTGTCCttcataaaatcttgaaatacgCTTTGGGGCATCTGaatcaaaatgcatttatttatgatgCATATATTATTTACTAGAAGCTCACAAACCTTCATTCACCCTTGAACACTTTTAAGAGAAAGCTTGATGACCCTTAAATAAGGTTAAGCTGCTGAAGGATGTACAGCAGACGAAAGAAAAGATTGTTCTTTAAAGTGGTAAATACAGATCCTTTAAAGCCATTAGTTATAAACCCTTACGGAGTGTTTCATATATGACATCAAGGACTCCACATCCattaactttcacttttgccCTGTTAACTGTGGAACAACAGTATTATGTCTCAACACTGGGAAATATCACTGCACTGCTATTTTGTCCGGATGCAGATATTTAAAGCACCTGCCATGAAACCCGAGATGACATTTCAATAGCTCCTGAAGActttaatgtatatttatttccTGAACAGAGTCAGTAGGTTgtaagcagtggtggaagaagtatgcagctcctttactgaagtaaaagtaccaatagcAACCTGTGACAATACAAGAAAGTCCTGTACTGAAAATGCTACTTACATAAAAAGTATACaagaataataaagaaaatgtactttaagtattaaaagtaaaagtacataatgcaaacaaacaaacacacaagacgACCTCAGATTTattacaaaaagcaaaaaaaaattcccacaaaaccctaaaaaaacccccaactaaacaaattatttaaaaaatataaaaattggaaaaaaacaactcttaattactaaacaaaacatccaaaaaactaaaaattatatataatatatatatatatatatatatatatatatatatatatatatatatatatatatatatatatatatatataagaagtACATCaccccaaaacatcaaaattattAACCTTTCATGTTCATGCCAAAATAGCTGGCTATTAATTTTCTCTGAATCAACTGATTGATTAACCAACTAATCGTTTGAgttgttcttttataaaacgaTTTGGttatttaatttacaacaaaacCTCACATTTATAAAGCTGTTTTAtaaatgtggtggagtaaaCAGTGCAATATTTGCCCCCGGGGTGTAGAGAAGTacaagtataaagtggcatgaaaagaaatactcaagtacaagtacctcaaatttgtacttataagtacagtacttgagtaaatgtattttgttacattccagcactggtTGTAAGGAgccattgaaaaaaagagaaaatgcttGATGCAGTGTGACAGCCAAAGTGTTGGGTAGAGTTTCACATTCTATATATAAGCCTGGTGACTTGTGTCCCTGCTGCTCTGTTTAAATGCCAGAGTCCCACTgtcaaaacagagagaggggcgCAACAATATGATGGACCTTTTTGAGACCAACCCTTATCTTTTCAGTGATCTGCGCTATCTGGAAGACGGGGATCATGGACCACTGCAGCACCTGGACATGTCCGGGGTGTCCCCTTTGTACAACGGCAACGACAGCCCGCTGTCCCCGGGCCAGGATAATGTTCCGTCCGAGACCGGAGGGGAGAGCAGCGGGGAGGAGCACGTCCTTGCGCCCCCGGGTCTCCGCGCACACTGCGACGGCCAGTGCCTCATGTGGGCCTGTAAGATCTGTAAGAGGAAGTCAGCGCCCACAGACAGACGCAAGGCCGCCACgctgagggagaggaggaggctcAAGAAGATCAACGAGGCCTTCGACGCGCTGAAGAGGAAGACCGTGGCCAACCCCAACCAGAGGCTACCCAAGGTGG
This genomic interval from Plectropomus leopardus isolate mb chromosome 22, YSFRI_Pleo_2.0, whole genome shotgun sequence contains the following:
- the myf6 gene encoding myogenic factor 6, which gives rise to MMDLFETNPYLFSDLRYLEDGDHGPLQHLDMSGVSPLYNGNDSPLSPGQDNVPSETGGESSGEEHVLAPPGLRAHCDGQCLMWACKICKRKSAPTDRRKAATLRERRRLKKINEAFDALKRKTVANPNQRLPKVEILRSAISYIERLQDLLQTLDEQEKNGSSPNFKEHSVASHEYHWKKSSDTWPTSADHSTAAMTNQKEGTSESSGSTSLLRLSSIVDSITTDEKINVTEDATEN